Proteins encoded by one window of Fusarium graminearum PH-1 chromosome 1, whole genome shotgun sequence:
- a CDS encoding cutinase precursor — protein MLYTSILVALVPFAVAGPIAPRTGLGGGLPGLGGGSGSGLPSLPGLGGGDSGSGSGLPSLPGLGGGSGSGLPSLPGLGGGSGSGGLPSLPGLGGGSGSGSGLPSLPGLGGGSGGLPGLGGDDSSDDTPSATAPSVVAPTASPQTSPTAPSSSTGGSTDADGSAARRGIFDGASSGGASDSPFGNFLGGAGGSSSGGAGGSTMNDLSGECKDVTVIFARGTTEAGNVGTAAGPPFFKALGEKIGQDKLAVQGVDYSASIAGIMQMGDKAGSEKMASLVTEAVKKCPKTKIVMSGYSQGAMLVHNAARALPAETTAKVAAVLNFGDPFQRQAIQGVPADRVKIICHAGDGVCAGTAAITPDHLTYSKDAGAAADFVASKVQ, from the exons ATGCTTTACACATCTATTCTCgttgctcttgttcctttCGCAGTGGCTGGTCCCATTGCTCCCCGAACCGGCCTTGGAGGTGGACTCCCTGGTCTAGGAGGcggctctggctctggcctCCCTAGCCTTCctggtcttggag GAGGTGActctggttctggctctggtcTCCCTAGTCTGCCTGGCCTTGGAGGTGGTTCCGGTTCTGGTCTCCCCAGTCTCCCTGGTCTTGGAGGCGGTTCTGGATCTGGTGGTTTGCCTAGCCTCCCAGGCCTCGGAGGcggctctggctctggttctggtcTGCCCAGCCTTCcaggtcttggaggtggcTCTGGCGGTCTCCCCGGACTCGGAGGAGACGACTCTTCAGACGATACCCCCAGCGCCACTGCCCCCAGCGTTGTGGCTCCCACTGCTTCCCCTCAGACCTCCCCTACTGCCCCCAGCAGCTCTACCGGAGGATCTACTGATGCGGATGGCTCTGCTGCTCGCCGTGGTATCTTTGATGGTGCTTCATCTGGAGGTGCATCGGACTCTCCCTTTGGTAACTTCCTGGGCGGTGCCGGTGGCTCTTCTTCAG GTGGTGCAGGTGGCTCTACCATGAACGACCTCAGCGGCGAGTGTAAGGACGTAACTGTCATCTTTGCCCGTGGTACTACTGAGGCTGGTAACGTCGGCACAGCTGCAGGAcctcccttcttcaaggcccTCGGCGAGAAGATTGGCCAGGACAAGCTCGCCGTTCAGGGTGTTGACTACAGCGCCAGCATTGCTGGTATTATGCAGATGGGCGACAAGGCCGGCTCTGAGAAGAT GGCGAGCCTTGTCACGGAGGCTGTTAAGAAGTgccccaagaccaagatcgtcATGTCTGGATACTCTCAGGGAGCCATGCTGGTGCACAACGCTGCCAGGGCTCTTCCTGCTGAGACCACAGCCAAGGTTGCTGCCGTTCTCAACTTCGGCGACCCTT TCCAGAGACAGGCCATCCAGGGCGTCCCGGCTGACAGGGTCAAGATTATCTGCCACGCAGGCGATGGTGTTTGCGCCGGTACTGCTGCCATCACACCCGACCACCTTACCTAcagcaaggatgctggcgctgctgctgattTTGTTGCCAGCAAGGTGCAATAA